Proteins encoded within one genomic window of Candidatus Eisenbacteria bacterium:
- a CDS encoding tetratricopeptide repeat protein: MTERNARARTMWNAALVTLAAILTYANTLGNGFVWTDHREIEDGYAILQSGGEAIHAFSRPLWAFTGTPMPDGGGYYRPFTAISYTIDHALFGGNPAGYHAVNVLLHGAVTLLLFLLLQRLFPVRRVPLLASLLFAVHPIHTEAVAWIGGRPGLLAAAGMLLSLNLYLRSSRKPIWLAGSLAAFLFALGSKESAATLPLLVLLVRRQDRREGEPFLTPWKEPLFFVLLALYLLVRRIALGSLGAGVAGTIEPIYLLPTVLRVLGGYLRLLLLPFPLHTNDAVRLSDFPLDPRAFLALLALSGALFGFIRLGRGRRETGFGLLWMAITILPFLNLIPLLHFRAERMLYLPSVGFLVAVAVLLDLHGGRILGRRERFGMTPGELTTVLLALLLAAGALARNRTWRDDRTLFTDTLAKNEYAPEAMYEFGREAYVHGAYEEALRLTRASLALRPGWAAYLPIPWAWNNVGYAEYKLGRYEDADRAFRESLRLFRGMDKAAFGLALTRSALGRHEEAVELYGALVRRDPEQNDARYNLALEYESLDSLDRAEETYRETIRRDPQRKAAHMNLGSLLARRGAFAEALRFYRNALEIAPMDPVIHYNVGLLFASAGNREGAEKALRNALELDPGYEDAETLLDEILAAGADSAGAGEP, from the coding sequence GTGACCGAGAGAAACGCACGCGCCCGAACGATGTGGAACGCCGCGCTGGTGACTCTGGCGGCGATCCTCACCTACGCGAACACCCTGGGGAACGGGTTCGTCTGGACGGACCACAGGGAGATCGAGGACGGATACGCGATCCTCCAATCCGGCGGGGAGGCGATCCACGCCTTCTCCCGGCCGCTTTGGGCGTTCACCGGAACGCCGATGCCGGACGGGGGAGGATACTACCGTCCCTTCACGGCGATCTCTTACACCATCGATCACGCCCTCTTCGGCGGGAACCCGGCCGGGTACCACGCCGTCAACGTTTTGCTGCACGGCGCGGTCACGCTTCTCCTCTTCCTTCTGCTCCAGCGCCTTTTTCCGGTCCGACGCGTTCCTCTGCTGGCGTCCCTCCTCTTCGCCGTCCATCCGATCCACACCGAGGCGGTGGCGTGGATCGGCGGCCGACCGGGCCTGCTGGCCGCCGCGGGGATGCTTCTCTCCCTCAACCTCTATCTCCGCTCCTCCCGCAAACCGATCTGGCTCGCCGGGAGCCTCGCCGCGTTTCTCTTCGCCCTCGGGTCGAAGGAGAGCGCCGCCACGCTCCCCCTCCTCGTGCTGCTCGTCCGCCGGCAGGACCGGCGCGAGGGAGAACCCTTCCTCACACCGTGGAAGGAGCCCCTCTTCTTCGTCCTTCTCGCCCTGTACCTGCTCGTCCGGCGGATCGCGCTCGGGTCGCTCGGCGCGGGGGTCGCCGGGACGATCGAACCGATCTACCTCCTTCCCACCGTGCTCCGCGTGCTCGGCGGATACCTGCGCCTCCTTCTCCTCCCCTTCCCTCTGCACACCAACGACGCGGTGCGCCTCTCCGATTTCCCCCTCGACCCGCGCGCCTTCCTGGCGCTGCTCGCCCTTTCCGGCGCGCTGTTCGGCTTCATCCGGCTCGGCCGGGGACGGCGGGAGACCGGTTTCGGCCTCCTCTGGATGGCGATCACCATCCTCCCCTTCTTGAATCTGATTCCGCTCCTCCACTTCCGCGCCGAGCGGATGCTCTATCTCCCCTCTGTGGGCTTCCTCGTCGCCGTCGCGGTCCTGCTCGATCTGCACGGCGGGCGAATCCTGGGACGGCGGGAGCGCTTCGGCATGACGCCCGGAGAGTTGACGACCGTCCTTCTCGCGTTACTCCTCGCCGCGGGCGCTCTCGCCCGGAACCGCACCTGGCGGGACGACCGGACCCTCTTCACCGATACGCTCGCCAAGAACGAATACGCGCCGGAAGCGATGTACGAGTTCGGCCGCGAGGCTTACGTCCACGGGGCTTACGAGGAAGCTCTGCGTCTGACCCGGGCCTCCCTTGCGCTTCGACCGGGATGGGCCGCTTACCTGCCGATCCCGTGGGCGTGGAACAACGTGGGTTACGCCGAATACAAGCTCGGCCGCTACGAAGACGCGGACCGGGCCTTCCGTGAATCGCTCCGGCTCTTCCGTGGGATGGACAAGGCCGCCTTCGGCCTGGCTCTTACCCGGTCCGCTTTGGGCCGGCATGAAGAGGCGGTCGAGCTGTACGGCGCCCTCGTCAGGCGCGATCCGGAACAGAACGACGCCCGTTATAATCTGGCCTTGGAATACGAATCGCTCGATTCTCTGGACAGGGCGGAAGAGACCTACCGGGAGACGATCCGGCGCGATCCCCAACGAAAAGCGGCCCACATGAACCTCGGCTCTCTTCTCGCCCGGCGCGGCGCGTTCGCGGAGGCGCTCCGTTTCTATCGGAACGCCCTCGAAATCGCGCCGATGGACCCGGTGATCCACTACAACGTGGGGCTGCTCTTCGCGAGCGCGGGAAACAGGGAGGGGGCGGAGAAGGCGCTGCGCAACGCGTTAGAGCTCGATCCGGGATACGAAGACGCGGAGACCCTTCTCGATGAGATTCTCGCCGCGGGCGCCGATTCGGCCGGCGCCGGGGAACCTTGA
- a CDS encoding Ig-like domain-containing protein, giving the protein MRRLIPILLIAAAAPLFAATPSPEDWRNQTIYQIVTDRFFDGDPSNNAVEGNYDPADGYKIHGGDWSGIEQKLDYIRGMGVTALWISPVQQNAWAEYHGYSIKDFRTMAPHFGGMADLRSLIDALHARGMYAILDVIANHGGDLVDSNDPSYPDFHYPGDYTLRWRSPTNRPAPPFDNLSWYHNNGQTQDWVDPDQILGELWGLDDYKTEEPAVRDALIDAHTWLIDTTDADGFRIDTVKHVEFDFWQEWGPAIRAYADSIGKEDFFQFGEIFDGSSWNNGRYTGTQAGGPFALESTLWYPMYFGARWVFRDGGATEVLSGVYADSVYYDPTARNRLVTFIANHDNARFMGYGSNADHDEAKAKLAQAWMHTSLGVPCVYYGAEQEYDGGGDPYCREDMWDGAWDFGPSEGDHFDQTTPLYRWIRRLNGLRRDFPALRLGAQSEKASASDAGLYAYERILPGETTVLVAFNTKEKADTLVIDPSLPGGVVYDLLSDRSFTIPAGGTTDIVVGGLSAIALAAEAPDPAPWIETVWPPHDGVLPAPGAPIRILFDREMDRSSVEANLALTPSFACSAAWFGRTLFLYPESDLSVGQTYAVSVGAGARATNGDSLGAAFSFFFAVSSAGGGAITVPAEYAVLTQGDGDLDRPISLERVADGNPRAGRLLLGDTGWDRVYLWHDRGFVETVLADSLLGRPDALASDGPAGAFGGDLLVADPAALLRFRMEGAAAGRLERLASWPESGGYWTVAVDRGGAFGGRVAMGHPNGGSVWTADSNGAVSLLASGLGSVTGLAFGEGGDFGRDLYAVDGAGTIYRIDSTGAKTILANDPSLLGGATSPALDHLGGFGRFLYVVNVDDQTIVRVEPGGGTSLFASGFSGFEGGDALAFDGWGDLVAVESGASGEKRITRIVSLLAETELPGDPDPPARYGFLLGPNRPNPFNPSTRIPFSLAEAGRAELTVHDLRGRLTAVLFDGDLDAGPHEAIWDGTNRSGDDAPSGLYFVRLRSGVRSDARRVLLLR; this is encoded by the coding sequence ATGCGACGCCTCATCCCGATTCTGCTTATCGCCGCCGCCGCGCCCCTCTTCGCCGCCACCCCCTCCCCTGAGGATTGGCGAAACCAGACGATCTACCAGATCGTGACGGACCGCTTCTTCGACGGCGATCCGTCCAACAACGCCGTGGAGGGAAACTACGATCCCGCGGACGGCTACAAGATCCACGGCGGCGATTGGTCCGGGATCGAGCAGAAGCTCGACTACATCCGCGGCATGGGGGTGACGGCGCTCTGGATCTCGCCGGTGCAGCAGAACGCCTGGGCGGAATACCACGGGTACTCCATCAAGGACTTCCGCACCATGGCCCCCCATTTCGGGGGGATGGCCGATCTTCGCTCGCTCATCGACGCGCTTCACGCACGGGGCATGTACGCCATACTCGACGTGATCGCCAACCACGGCGGAGACCTGGTCGACTCCAACGATCCTTCCTACCCCGATTTTCATTACCCGGGCGACTACACGCTCCGCTGGCGCTCGCCGACGAACCGCCCGGCGCCCCCCTTCGACAATCTCTCCTGGTACCACAACAACGGCCAGACGCAGGACTGGGTGGACCCCGACCAGATCCTCGGCGAGCTTTGGGGGCTGGACGACTACAAGACCGAGGAACCGGCGGTGCGGGACGCGCTGATCGACGCGCACACCTGGTTGATCGACACGACCGACGCGGACGGCTTCCGCATCGACACGGTGAAACACGTGGAGTTCGATTTCTGGCAGGAGTGGGGGCCGGCGATCCGCGCCTACGCCGATTCGATCGGTAAGGAGGACTTCTTCCAGTTCGGCGAGATCTTCGACGGTTCCTCCTGGAATAACGGGCGCTACACCGGAACCCAGGCGGGCGGTCCCTTCGCCCTCGAGTCCACCCTCTGGTACCCGATGTACTTCGGCGCGCGGTGGGTGTTCCGGGACGGCGGCGCGACGGAGGTCCTCTCGGGCGTCTACGCCGACTCCGTTTACTACGACCCGACGGCCCGCAACCGGCTGGTGACCTTCATCGCCAACCACGACAACGCCCGCTTCATGGGATACGGCTCCAACGCGGACCACGACGAGGCGAAGGCGAAGCTCGCCCAGGCGTGGATGCACACATCCCTCGGCGTCCCCTGCGTCTATTACGGCGCCGAGCAGGAATACGACGGCGGCGGCGACCCCTACTGCCGCGAGGACATGTGGGACGGCGCATGGGACTTCGGCCCCTCCGAGGGGGACCACTTCGATCAGACCACCCCCCTCTACCGGTGGATCCGCCGGCTGAACGGGCTGAGGCGGGATTTCCCCGCCCTCCGCCTGGGCGCGCAATCGGAGAAGGCGAGCGCCTCCGACGCGGGGCTCTACGCCTACGAGAGGATCTTGCCGGGTGAAACGACCGTTCTCGTCGCTTTCAACACGAAGGAAAAGGCGGACACCCTCGTCATCGACCCGAGCCTCCCCGGCGGCGTGGTTTACGATCTCCTCTCGGACAGGAGCTTCACGATCCCCGCGGGCGGGACGACGGATATCGTCGTCGGCGGCTTGTCGGCGATCGCCCTCGCGGCGGAGGCGCCCGATCCGGCGCCGTGGATCGAGACGGTCTGGCCCCCCCACGACGGCGTCCTCCCGGCTCCGGGTGCGCCGATCCGGATCCTCTTCGACCGCGAGATGGACCGGTCCTCGGTGGAAGCGAATTTGGCCCTCACCCCCTCCTTCGCCTGCAGTGCCGCCTGGTTCGGCCGCACTCTCTTCCTTTACCCGGAAAGCGATCTCTCCGTTGGGCAGACGTACGCCGTCTCGGTCGGGGCGGGAGCGCGGGCGACGAACGGCGACAGCCTGGGCGCGGCGTTCTCCTTCTTCTTCGCCGTCTCCTCGGCGGGCGGGGGCGCGATCACCGTGCCCGCGGAGTACGCCGTCCTGACGCAAGGCGACGGCGACCTCGACAGACCGATCTCGCTGGAGCGCGTTGCCGACGGAAACCCGCGGGCGGGGAGGCTCCTCCTCGGCGACACCGGTTGGGACCGTGTCTACCTCTGGCACGACCGCGGCTTCGTCGAAACCGTCCTCGCCGACTCCCTCCTCGGACGGCCCGACGCCCTCGCCTCGGACGGACCGGCGGGCGCCTTCGGCGGCGATCTTCTCGTGGCGGACCCCGCGGCTCTTCTCCGTTTCCGCATGGAGGGCGCGGCGGCGGGGCGGCTGGAGAGGCTCGCCTCTTGGCCGGAGTCGGGCGGATACTGGACGGTCGCCGTGGACCGAGGCGGCGCATTCGGCGGCCGCGTCGCCATGGGACACCCGAACGGCGGTTCCGTTTGGACGGCGGACTCGAACGGCGCGGTGTCGCTTCTCGCCTCCGGCCTCGGCTCGGTGACCGGACTCGCCTTCGGCGAAGGGGGCGACTTCGGGCGAGACCTCTACGCCGTGGACGGAGCCGGGACGATTTACCGGATCGACTCCACCGGCGCGAAAACGATCCTCGCGAACGATCCCTCCCTTCTCGGCGGCGCGACCTCGCCCGCCCTCGACCACCTGGGCGGTTTCGGTCGTTTTCTTTATGTGGTCAACGTCGACGACCAGACGATCGTGCGCGTCGAACCGGGCGGAGGGACCTCCCTCTTCGCCTCCGGTTTCTCCGGTTTCGAAGGAGGGGACGCGCTCGCCTTCGACGGCTGGGGGGATCTGGTCGCGGTGGAGTCCGGCGCCTCCGGCGAGAAGCGGATCACCCGGATCGTCTCCCTGCTCGCCGAAACGGAGTTGCCCGGCGACCCGGATCCGCCGGCGCGCTACGGCTTCCTTCTCGGACCGAACCGTCCGAATCCGTTTAACCCTTCGACGAGGATTCCCTTCTCCCTCGCCGAGGCGGGCCGCGCGGAGCTGACCGTGCACGATCTGCGCGGGCGGCTGACGGCGGTTCTCTTCGACGGCGATCTCGACGCGGGCCCCCACGAGGCGATCTGGGACGGCACGAACCGAAGCGGCGACGACGCCCCATCGGGCCTCTACTTCGTTCGACTCCGTTCCGGCGTTCGCTCCGACGCCCGGCGCGTCCTGCTGTTGCGCTGA
- a CDS encoding oligosaccharide flippase family protein: protein MSRSKTLADWGGYATSQYVARFATMIRGFVIARLLGPEEYGNWVALLVIYQMGAYVHLGILNGMDREIPFWLGRENRERAWGFRDAGFTAVTGLSALLVLALIAVDLVGWKGYTSVTRLALPLAGVAVLLQNQVFLHYNIFRSTQRIGPVSQGWALQGILDLALSVPAAIFYGVHGLFVALVITNLSVVAFLRIRSDWSFRLRASLGDWKRLLVRGGPVLAYLFMEVLLRQVDKFVIIAFLSREQLGFYGIAFTVASMLRYITSSASFTLFPNFLAKFGETGEISSLARTLKEPTFAFSIFIPVFLGLVMLWIHIPVVFLLPKFLPGLSAMRILVCGAVFFSLASLSSYFLITVNRTRVLLLGGAAIVILEAALNTLFIRLGYGIHGVALGSATCQFLYGTILLAYAFHLLPEGERSVLWMVGKTYLPTIYTAAAIVLLFLLLPIREETLRGHLFWGTVRGAILLAVTSPFWILLQRRTGVFTLAWDLVTRKPKDS from the coding sequence ATGAGCCGGAGTAAAACCCTCGCCGATTGGGGCGGCTACGCCACGAGCCAGTACGTGGCGCGCTTCGCCACCATGATCCGGGGCTTCGTGATCGCCCGGCTCCTCGGACCGGAGGAGTACGGCAACTGGGTCGCCCTCCTCGTGATCTATCAGATGGGCGCCTACGTGCACCTCGGCATCCTGAACGGGATGGACCGCGAGATCCCCTTCTGGCTCGGCCGGGAGAACCGGGAGCGCGCCTGGGGATTCCGGGACGCGGGATTCACCGCCGTGACCGGGCTGTCGGCTTTGCTCGTTCTCGCGCTGATCGCCGTCGATCTCGTCGGCTGGAAAGGGTACACCTCCGTCACCCGTCTCGCCCTCCCTCTGGCGGGCGTCGCCGTGCTCCTCCAAAACCAGGTCTTCCTCCACTACAACATCTTCCGCTCCACCCAGAGGATCGGACCGGTTTCGCAAGGGTGGGCGCTGCAGGGAATCCTCGATCTCGCGCTCTCCGTGCCGGCGGCGATCTTCTACGGCGTCCACGGCCTCTTCGTGGCGCTGGTGATCACCAACCTCTCCGTGGTCGCCTTTCTCCGAATCCGTTCGGATTGGTCCTTCCGCCTTCGAGCCTCCCTCGGGGACTGGAAAAGGCTTCTCGTGCGGGGGGGGCCGGTGCTCGCCTACCTCTTCATGGAGGTGCTCCTCCGCCAGGTGGACAAGTTCGTCATCATCGCCTTCCTGAGCCGGGAGCAACTCGGCTTCTACGGCATCGCCTTCACCGTAGCGAGCATGCTCCGCTACATCACCAGCTCGGCCAGCTTCACCCTCTTTCCCAATTTTCTCGCCAAGTTCGGCGAGACCGGCGAGATCTCCTCCCTGGCGAGAACGCTTAAGGAACCAACCTTCGCCTTCTCGATCTTCATCCCCGTCTTCCTCGGACTGGTGATGCTTTGGATCCACATCCCGGTGGTCTTCCTCCTCCCCAAGTTTCTCCCCGGCCTCTCGGCGATGCGGATTCTCGTTTGCGGCGCCGTATTTTTCTCCCTCGCCTCTCTCTCCTCCTACTTCCTGATCACGGTGAACCGCACCCGCGTGCTCCTGCTCGGCGGCGCCGCGATCGTGATCCTCGAGGCGGCGCTGAACACTCTCTTCATCCGCCTCGGTTACGGCATCCACGGCGTCGCCCTCGGCTCGGCGACATGCCAGTTCCTCTACGGGACGATCCTCCTCGCCTACGCCTTCCATCTGCTGCCGGAGGGGGAGAGGAGCGTCCTCTGGATGGTGGGGAAGACCTACCTCCCCACGATCTACACCGCCGCCGCCATCGTCCTCCTCTTCCTCCTCCTGCCGATCCGGGAGGAGACGCTCCGCGGCCACCTCTTCTGGGGGACGGTTCGGGGGGCGATCCTCCTCGCCGTCACCTCCCCCTTCTGGATTCTCCTTCAGAGAAGAACCGGTGTCTTCACGCTCGCATGGGACCTCGTAACTAGAAAACCAAAAGACAGTTAG
- a CDS encoding 4Fe-4S binding protein, producing the protein MTGTGAEAANAYLRIDGGLCLSCAACVAVCPTEALLLERLVLRYDPAACVRCGECAAVCPVAAIRIAAPDRESP; encoded by the coding sequence TTGACCGGTACCGGCGCCGAGGCGGCGAACGCATATCTCCGAATCGACGGGGGGCTCTGCCTCTCCTGCGCGGCCTGCGTCGCGGTCTGCCCGACCGAAGCCCTTCTTCTGGAAAGGCTCGTTCTGCGTTATGATCCCGCGGCGTGCGTCCGTTGCGGCGAGTGCGCCGCCGTCTGTCCCGTCGCGGCCATCCGCATCGCCGCGCCGGACCGGGAGTCGCCATGA